A window of Chlorobium phaeobacteroides DSM 266 genomic DNA:
CGATGAGAAAGGAATGATAACCGTACTGGGAAGAAAAGACAATATGTTCATCTCCGGAGGCGAAAACATCCATCCTGAAGAGATAGAAAAAGCTCTTCTCGATATGGAGGGAATCCTCCAGGCGGTCGTTGTGCCCGTTATCGACAAAGAGTACGGAAGCCGACCTGCGGCGTTCATTCAGACAGAGGAGAGTGAAAAACCCGATGATGAAGCCATTGCCGGATACATACGCAAAAAGCTCGGGAAACTGAAAACGCCGGTAAAGATTACCAGAACCCTTCAGTGGGAAACTCTTGCGGGTTCACAAAAAATCGACAGAAAGCAATACCGCCAACTTGCCGGAGAGGCTCTTGTGCCGACTATCGAGCCTTCGCCGCCTGACGTTTGAGTCTGAAAACCATAAATATCCCCCCCAGACCTGTAACTGGCGCATATAAACCTGCAGAAACCACGATCCAGACAAGAAGATCTTTCAGATTGATATCCGGCGAAATCCGGGCTATCGACTCTGCCTCCCGATCAAGCTCGCGAACCAGTTCGACAAGTTCGGGATTTCCGTCGGCCAGTTGATGAACCCAGCCGACCAGCAGCATAAGACTTTCAGCGCCGGGCCTGTAACCCGCATACTCCATGAGAAGATAGCCGGCAATCTCGGAAATGAGACCTCCTGCTATGCCGCCAAGACTTGCAAACAGAAAGGCATCGCTGTACGATAGCCGGATCTGGTAGTGCATAACGGCAAAATAGATCGAGAACATGCCCGCCATGAAAATCCCTGCCATAAAAAAGGCATTGAGCAGCGTAAGATAGGGGACGGTTGTCGAAAGCAAAACAAGAACCGCACCTGACAGCACGGTGTAAACCCTTCCTGAAACAGGCAGGGAAGGGCGATCCAACTGATCAGCAGCCATATCTCTTTTCATGAAAGCCTTTCGTTGAGAAAATCATCCATGGTATAAAATCCGGGTTTCTCACAATGCATCCCTGCGAGCCATTCGGCTGCATGAACGGCTCCTCCGGCAAAACCTGCCCGACTTTTAGCCGTATGAGCTACAAGAATTTCGTCGGCATCGGAGTCGATAAAAGCGGTATGCTTTCCAAAAACGCTGCCAAGCCTCACTGACGCAACCTGAAGCTCTTCAGCGGCAAGTTTGCGGTTGTCCGAAAGCTGCCTGACGATGGTTCGCTTTCTTCCGTTGGCTTCAAGAACCAGCTCTGCTGCTCGAAGTGCCGTACCGCTTGGAAAATCAGCTTTGCCGGTATGATGCTGTTCTTCAAGAGCAATGTCGAATTGCCCGAACGGAGCGATCAATCGGGCGGCCTCCCGCAGGGTACGTAAAAAAATGTTTACCCCGAGAGAGAAATTGGCCGAATACATGAGCGATGCCCGGGCATCAGCAACCATGCGTCGAACCTCCTCCATGGCATCGTCCCACCCTGTCGTGCCGACAACGACCGGAACTCCGGAGGCGAGCATTGCAGGAAGATTATCCATGAATGCCTGTCTGACGGTAAAGTCAATGATCACGTCGCTTCCATGAAATATCTCCGGAGTGATCCGGGCATCGACGTCAAGAACGGCTGCAATTTCATGGTCGTTCGACCGGCTGATAACCTCGGCAACCTGTTGCCCCATCCGGCCATTGCCCACTAAAGTAACCTTCATACGCTCCTCTTGTTCAAATCCTCAATCGAGGGTTCCCTGTATCAGCAACGGATCCCGGCTTTCGGGCAATCTGCTTGCAACCGTAAACAGCGGCGCCGTTGCCTCTTTTTTTTTACTCTGCAGGAGGCGTCAGCAGCTAATCGCCTACAATATCAAGAATTCTCTCCAGATCGTCCGGCGAAAAATACTGAATATGGATTTCGCCCTTCCCTGCTCTTTTTTCTATAATTTTCACTTTCGTGGCAAACCGGTCTCTCAGTCTTGTTTCAATCAGGCCAAGCTGGGGAGAGCGATCTTCCGGCTTTCCCGGCACCTGTTTTTCCTGATCGCGGAACATGCCGTTGACCAGCGCCTCTGTCTGACGAACGGATAGCTGGCGGGCAAGAATCTGCTTCCATACTTTCAACTGCTGCTGTTCACCGGGAAGATTGATGAGTGCCCGAGCATGACCGGAGGAGATCTCCCTGTTCCGGATACTGTCCTGAATCGCCATCGGAAGCTTCAGAAGCCTAAGAAAATTACTCACCGTAGAACGGTTCTTGCCGACTTTCTGGGCGATCTCGTCCTGCGTGAGGCTGCATTTGGTCGTAAGACTTTTCAGGGCAAGAGCGACTTCGATGGCA
This region includes:
- a CDS encoding ParB/RepB/Spo0J family partition protein: MLKKALGKGLKALIPDEGFSSDPKQEVHEPLLDGVVGSLPVEKIRANPFQPRKTFDETALEELKNSIIENGVIQPVTVCRDGEGYQLISGERRLRAVTQAGFKFIPAYIIDAHEDSSKLELALIENIQREDLNAIEVALALKSLTTKCSLTQDEIAQKVGKNRSTVSNFLRLLKLPMAIQDSIRNREISSGHARALINLPGEQQQLKVWKQILARQLSVRQTEALVNGMFRDQEKQVPGKPEDRSPQLGLIETRLRDRFATKVKIIEKRAGKGEIHIQYFSPDDLERILDIVGD
- the dapB gene encoding 4-hydroxy-tetrahydrodipicolinate reductase, producing the protein MKVTLVGNGRMGQQVAEVISRSNDHEIAAVLDVDARITPEIFHGSDVIIDFTVRQAFMDNLPAMLASGVPVVVGTTGWDDAMEEVRRMVADARASLMYSANFSLGVNIFLRTLREAARLIAPFGQFDIALEEQHHTGKADFPSGTALRAAELVLEANGRKRTIVRQLSDNRKLAAEELQVASVRLGSVFGKHTAFIDSDADEILVAHTAKSRAGFAGGAVHAAEWLAGMHCEKPGFYTMDDFLNERLS